Proteins from a genomic interval of Physeter macrocephalus isolate SW-GA chromosome 21, ASM283717v5, whole genome shotgun sequence:
- the LOC102996679 gene encoding transcription factor SPT20 homolog has product MQQALERALDRAEYVIASARQRPPERKYPSNGEKSLYDKLYDIYVGECEKEPEVTEGLTSNVNLLEKLLRRESLPCLVVNLYPGKEGYSLMLKGENGSSSESIRLPYEEGELLEYLDAEELPPVLVNLLEESQVNLFHHGCVIAEIRDYRQSSDRGPPHYQSRHILLRPTMQTLACDVEDIASDNQNWTQEDRLLLESQLILATAEPLCLDPSVSVVCTENRLLYNKQKLNTLPMKRSFKRYSVASLNRQQELSCCPPPPELRDLTSCKKIRESKTGGDYGLKTFKAGSCVDTWKQRPCDLAVPSQVDVEKYAKGKKSVGHDDSQPAAWPVHEVQGGLAFGCEAGYQSQATRLTVRQLADNSLASGKGSGTEATWERQLSRPHSSAVDHSYSLLPGTKTDAGRVVSRPEESVQKSTQCPVQMSHSSSGSAGLRQPSPGKEPEQPKTGWVQSSVPGRGATHPPPPMRLPWRSGRSSWGDSLTSQQAGSSQACPSPGPAPKPPGLSQKSSVELSPVSTLPATALSTAGSSRMTPGARVTVISVGLKVTRVVGPSRGGTGSGGTGSGVTGFRFTGRRRSLHGRVCPASCSPQCSGRLPAAPGARVVSAGLWPEPPGPEPPAAEGLRLGGPAAAGARDPVPVPPHRPLGPAAQQPGHGDRG; this is encoded by the coding sequence ATGCAGCAGGCTCTAGAAAGAGCTTTGGATCGTGCGGAGTATGTCATTGCAAGTGCCCGACAGAGACCTCCGGAAAGGAAATACCCCTCTAATGGGGAGAAGTCTCTCTATGATAAACTTTATGACATTTATGTTGGAGAATGTGAAAAAGAGCCTGAGGTTACGGAGGGATTAACAAGCAACGTGAACCTGTTGGAGAAGCTTCTTAGGAGAGAGTCGTTGCCGTGTTTGGTGGTCAACCTGTACCCAGGAAAGGAGGGCTATTCGCTGATGCTCAAAGGGGAAAATGGATCATCTTCGGAGAGCATCCGACTGCCCTATGAAGAAGGGGAATTGCTCGAATACTTGGATGCAGAAGAATTACCTCCTGTTTTAGTGAATCTCCTGGAAGAATCTCAGGTTAACCTTTTTCATCACGGGTGTGTGATAGCAGAAATACGGGACTACAGGCAGTCCAGCGACAGGGGACCTCCCCATTACCAAAGCAGGCATATTCTCTTACGTCCCACGATGCAGACTTTAGCCTGCGATGTAGAGGACATAGCCAGCGATAATCAGAATTGGACGCAGGAGGACAGACTTTTGCTTGAGAGCCAACTGATCTTAGCTACGGCTGAACCACTGTGTCTAGACCCTTCTGTATCAGTAGTGTGCACTGAAAACAGACTGCTCtataacaaacaaaagctgaacacTCTTCCCATGAAAAGGAGCTTCAAGAGGTATTCTGTGGCCTCTCTGAATAGGCAGCAGGAGCTGTCTTGTTGTCCACCTCCTCCTGAGCTAAGAGACCTGACTTCCtgcaaaaaaataagagaaagtaaaacagGTGGGGATTACGGCCTCAAAACTTTTAAAGCAGGAAGTTGTGTAGATACGTGGAAACAGAGACCCTGTGACTTGGCCGTACCTTCTCAAGTGGACGTGGAGAAATATGCTAAAGGGAAGAAGTCTGTCGGGCATGATGATTCACAACCAGCAGCCTGGCCAGTGCATGAGGTACAAGGTGGTCTTGCATTTGGATGTGAGGCTGGCTACCAGTCCCAGGCAACAAGGCTGACCGTCAGGCAGCTGGCTGATAATTCACTTGCCTCTGGAAAGGGGTCCGGTACAGAAGCCACGTGGGAGAGACAGCTGTCTCGCCCCCACTCCTCCGCAGTTGACCATTCCTACAGTTTACTGCCCGGGACAAAGACTGATGCTGGGAGAGTGGTCAGTCGGCCCGAGGAGTCGGTCCAGAAGAGCACCCAGTGTCCGGTGCAGATGTCACACAGCTCCAGTGGCTCAGCCGGTCTCAGGCAACCTTCTCCAGGGAAAGAACCAGAACAGCCTAAGACTGGGTGGGTTCAGTCTTCAGTGCCCGGCAGAGGAGCCACACATCCACCTCCACCCATGAGACTTCCTTGGCGCTCAGGAAGGAGCTCCTGGGGTGACAGTCTCACTTCACAGCAGGCAGGCAGCTCTCAGGCATGTCCATCTCCTGGCCCTGCTCCTAAGCCACCAGGTCTTTCCCAGAAATCCTCTGTGGAGCTGAGCCCAGTTAGCACACTTCCTGCCACCGCCCTGTCCACTGCGGGCTCATCACGGATGACCCCGGGCGCCCGGGTCACGGTCATCTCCGTTGGCCTGAAGGTCACCAGAGTAGTGGGCCCCAGTCGTGGGGGTACCGGGTCCGGGGGTACCGGGTCCGGGGTCACAGGCTTCAGGTTCACAGGGCGCCGCCGTTCCCTACACGGTCGTGTGTGCCCAGCAAGCTGTTCACCCCAGTGCAGTGGACGGCTTCCTGCAGCCCCGGGCGCTCGTGTTGTCTCTGCCGGGCTCTGGCCGGAGCCGCCCGGGCCTGAGCCCCCCGCAGCAGAGGGGCTGCGCCTGGGCGGCCCCGCGGCCGCAGGTGCGCGTGACCCTGTACCTGTGCCGCCGCACCGCCCCCTCGGGCCCGCAGCCCAGCAGCCAGGCCACGGGGACCGCGGATAG